AAATTGTCGAGAGCCGACATCAGGAAATCCGGCGTCCTGGCGTGGATCGCGCCGGGGCCGTTGGTGGAGACGCCCTGCGCCTGGGAATACGGGTCGGAGCCTGGCACCACGAAGGTGGTCAGGCCGTTGATGGTGTCCCTGGCCAGCTCCTGCAACGCCGGCCGGAGCAGCGCGATGACCGGATCCAGGCCGGCTTTGGTCTGGCCGGCGGCGAACGGCAGGCCGGTGACCGTCGGGACGATCGCGCCGGCGGCCACCGCCGCGCCGAGCACACCGGCGCGCGCCAGGAAGGCGCGGCGCGACAGTTGCTGTCGATGGGTCGTCATGGGGCCTCATTTCAGCCGCGTACGTGACCCGAGATGCATATCACTCAAAGGCCGCGATTCGGCCGCCCGGCTGCACAGAGTTACCGGTGCGCGACTGTGCAGCTTGCCTAACCCAGCCCGCAGATGCGGTGTTATCGCAGGTCGTACGCCGCTAATGCGAGCCGGAGTTGCACCTGTCCGCGAGGGTCGTGCATCGGCACCAGCAGCAGGTCTTCCAGCCGGTGCAGCCGGTTGAGCACGGTGTTGCGGTGGCAGTAGAGCCGGTCGGCGGTGCTGCTGGCCGAGCAGTTGGCCTCCAGCCAGGCGCGCAGCGTCTCCAGCAGCATCTCCTGCTCGCGCGCCGGCAGCTCCAGCAGCGGACCGAGCGCGACCTGCACCAGCCGCCCGGCCAGCTCCGGCGACTGCACCAGCAGTGCCTCCTGCAGCCGGTCGTCGAGGTTGGCCACCATGGTCGCGCCGGTGTTGACCGTACGCAGCGCCAGCAGCGCGAGCCGATAGCCGGTCGCCACCTCGGCGAGGCCGCGTACCCGCGGCGAGATGCCGACCGGACCGCGGGCGATCCGGTCGAGCAGCATCATCAGGCCGGTCATCGCCGGCTGGTGGACGACCACCAGGCCGGTCAGGTTTTCCGACCGCTGCTGCCAGATCGACCGGATGCCGCGGATCGCCAGCATGTCGCCGGGCGTGCGCAGGCTCGGCCGGCCGTCGTCGGCGGTCGCCGCGGTGACGACGACGTAGTCGGCGTCGACCGGCAGGTCGAGGACGTTGGCCGCGGCGCGTACGACCGACGGATCCTCGGCGCGGTTGGCGAGCAGGTCGTCGACCAGGGCGAAACGGCGTTGCTCGTCCGTACGCAGCAGCTCCATCTCGGCGCGGTGGTA
The Fodinicola acaciae DNA segment above includes these coding regions:
- a CDS encoding PucR family transcriptional regulator, with amino-acid sequence MTGSAARTASFDQVSVLAGTLLGRVDELADRLLETLPHDSHAANNSAGLPRHEVRRCCEDNLDSLLRILGNGEPVGGHLYDTARQTGRLRAEQQVPLDTVLSTYRLGGRVLWEALVDLAKRDDGIDRDSLLDLASTVWAMIDSVSAEVAGAYHRAEMELLRTDEQRRFALVDDLLANRAEDPSVVRAAANVLDLPVDADYVVVTAATADDGRPSLRTPGDMLAIRGIRSIWQQRSENLTGLVVVHQPAMTGLMMLLDRIARGPVGISPRVRGLAEVATGYRLALLALRTVNTGATMVANLDDRLQEALLVQSPELAGRLVQVALGPLLELPAREQEMLLETLRAWLEANCSASSTADRLYCHRNTVLNRLHRLEDLLLVPMHDPRGQVQLRLALAAYDLR